The following coding sequences lie in one Cronobacter universalis NCTC 9529 genomic window:
- the tatA gene encoding Sec-independent protein translocase subunit TatA, translated as MGGISIWQLLIIAVLVVLLFGTKKLRSLGSDLGESIKGFKKAMGDDDKQKHQQDADFTAPSAQDKQIGETKSDVTADDAKKRDKEQV; from the coding sequence ATGGGTGGCATCAGTATCTGGCAGTTATTGATTATCGCGGTTCTGGTTGTTCTGCTTTTCGGCACCAAAAAACTACGCTCGCTGGGCTCTGACCTTGGTGAATCCATCAAAGGCTTTAAAAAAGCGATGGGTGACGACGACAAGCAAAAGCATCAGCAGGATGCGGATTTCACCGCGCCTTCCGCGCAGGATAAACAAATCGGCGAAACCAAAAGCGACGTCACCGCTGACGACGCCAAAAAACGTGATAAAGAGCAGGTGTAA
- the rmuC gene encoding DNA recombination protein RmuC: protein MEISYLVLAVVALAGVAVGWLMSGLRTAQQKADLLAEQRDIYGELSAAREALAHNQHWRDECDLLNNELRNLREINSSLESDLREVTTRLEATRVHAEEKLRQMMSSEQRLSEQFENLANRIFEQSRRQVDEQNRQSLNGLLSPLREQLDGFRRQVQESFGQEARERHTLAHEIRNLQQLNAQMAQEAVNLTRALKGDNKAQGNWGEVVLARVLEASGLREGHEYETQVNIQLADRSRMQPDVIVRLPQGKDVVIDAKMTLVAYERYFNAEDDYNREMALNEHIASLRNHIRLLGRKDYQQLPGLRTLDYVLMFIPVEPAFLLAIDKQPELITEALKNNIMLVSPTTLLVALRTISNLWRYEHQSRNAQQIADRASRLYDKMRLFVDDMSAIGQNLDKASDSYRQAMKKLASGRGNLLAQAEAFRGMGVEVKREINPDLAEQAMQDDDAFALSDAEALASAPDENSHLAAFRVAGER from the coding sequence GTGGAAATCTCATATCTGGTGTTAGCCGTGGTCGCACTGGCGGGCGTGGCGGTGGGCTGGCTGATGTCAGGCCTGCGAACCGCCCAGCAAAAAGCGGATCTGCTGGCGGAACAGCGCGATATCTACGGCGAACTCAGCGCGGCCCGCGAGGCGCTGGCGCATAACCAGCACTGGCGTGACGAGTGCGATCTGCTTAATAACGAACTGCGCAACCTGCGGGAGATCAACAGCTCGCTGGAGTCCGATCTGCGCGAAGTCACCACGCGGCTGGAGGCCACCCGGGTCCACGCCGAAGAAAAACTGCGCCAGATGATGAGCAGCGAACAGCGCCTGAGCGAACAGTTTGAAAACCTCGCCAACCGTATCTTTGAGCAGAGCCGCCGCCAGGTCGATGAGCAAAACCGCCAGAGCCTGAATGGCCTGCTTTCCCCGCTGCGCGAACAGCTCGACGGCTTCCGCCGCCAGGTGCAGGAGAGCTTCGGCCAGGAGGCGCGCGAGCGTCACACGCTGGCCCATGAAATCCGCAACCTCCAGCAACTGAACGCGCAAATGGCGCAGGAAGCCGTCAATCTGACGCGCGCGTTAAAAGGCGACAACAAAGCCCAGGGGAATTGGGGCGAAGTGGTGCTCGCGCGCGTGCTGGAAGCCTCTGGCCTGCGCGAAGGGCATGAGTATGAAACCCAGGTCAATATCCAGCTCGCCGACCGCAGCCGTATGCAGCCGGATGTCATCGTGCGTCTGCCGCAGGGTAAAGATGTAGTGATTGACGCCAAAATGACGCTGGTGGCCTATGAACGTTACTTTAACGCTGAAGATGACTACAACCGCGAGATGGCGCTCAACGAGCATATCGCTTCGCTTCGTAACCATATCCGCCTGCTGGGGCGCAAAGATTATCAGCAGTTGCCGGGGCTGCGCACGCTGGATTACGTGCTGATGTTTATCCCGGTCGAACCCGCCTTTTTGCTGGCTATCGATAAACAGCCGGAGCTGATCACCGAGGCGTTAAAAAACAATATCATGCTGGTGAGCCCGACCACGCTGCTGGTGGCGCTGCGCACCATTTCCAACCTCTGGCGCTATGAGCACCAAAGCCGTAACGCCCAGCAAATAGCCGATCGCGCCAGCCGCCTGTACGACAAAATGCGGCTGTTCGTTGACGACATGAGCGCCATCGGCCAGAACCTCGACAAAGCCAGCGACAGCTACCGCCAGGCGATGAAAAAACTCGCCAGCGGGCGCGGCAACCTGCTCGCCCAGGCGGAGGCGTTTCGCGGTATGGGCGTTGAGGTAAAGCGCGAGATTAATCCGGATTTGGCCGAACAGGCGATGCAGGACGACGACGCATTCGCGCTCTCCGATGCCGAAGCGCTTGCCAGCGCCCCTGATGAAAACAGCCACTTAGCGGCGTTTCGCGTCGCGGGCGAGCGCTGA
- the ubiE gene encoding bifunctional demethylmenaquinone methyltransferase/2-methoxy-6-polyprenyl-1,4-benzoquinol methylase UbiE, with protein MVEDSQDTTHFGFQTVAKEQKADMVAQVFHSVAAKYDVMNDLMSFGIHRLWKRFTIDCSGVRRGQKVLDLAGGTGDLTAKFSRLVGESGKVVLADINDSMLKMGREKLRNTGIVGNVEYVQANAEALPFPDNTFDCITISFGLRNVTDKEKALRSMFRVLKPGGRLLVLEFSKPVFEPLNKAYDAYSFHILPRVGELVAKDAGSYRYLAESIRMHPDQETLKAMMNDAGFENVNYYNMTGGIVALHRGYKF; from the coding sequence ATGGTTGAAGATTCACAAGATACAACGCACTTTGGCTTCCAGACCGTAGCGAAAGAGCAAAAAGCGGATATGGTGGCGCAGGTCTTCCACTCCGTGGCGGCGAAATATGATGTCATGAACGATCTGATGTCGTTCGGCATTCATCGTCTGTGGAAGCGCTTCACTATCGATTGCAGCGGCGTGCGTCGCGGCCAGAAAGTCCTGGATCTCGCGGGCGGCACCGGCGATTTAACCGCAAAATTCTCCCGTCTGGTGGGCGAGAGCGGCAAAGTGGTGCTGGCGGATATCAACGATTCGATGCTGAAAATGGGGCGTGAGAAGCTGCGCAATACCGGCATCGTCGGCAACGTCGAGTATGTCCAGGCCAACGCGGAAGCGCTGCCGTTCCCGGATAACACCTTTGACTGCATTACTATCTCTTTCGGTCTGCGTAACGTTACCGATAAAGAAAAAGCGCTGCGCTCTATGTTCCGCGTGCTGAAGCCGGGTGGCCGTCTGCTGGTGCTGGAGTTCTCCAAACCGGTGTTTGAGCCGCTTAATAAAGCGTATGACGCTTACTCTTTCCATATTCTGCCGCGCGTCGGCGAGCTGGTGGCGAAAGACGCCGGCAGCTACCGTTATCTCGCTGAATCCATCCGTATGCATCCGGATCAGGAAACCCTGAAAGCGATGATGAACGACGCGGGCTTCGAGAACGTCAACTACTACAACATGACCGGCGGGATCGTAGCGCTGCATCGCGGCTACAAATTCTGA
- the ubiB gene encoding ubiquinone biosynthesis regulatory protein kinase UbiB — translation MTPGEIRRLYFIIKTFLSYGLDELIPRMRLTLPLRIWRRGLFWMPNRHKDLELGTRLRLALQELGPVWIKFGQMLSTRRDLFPPVIADQLALLQDRVAPFDGRLAKQQIEKSMGDRPVEEWFDDFDITPLASASIAQVHTARLKESGKEVVIKVIRPDILPVIKADMKLIYRLARWVPRLLPDGRRLRPMEVVREYEKTLLDELDLLREAANAIQLRRNFENSPMLYVPEVYSDYCSPTMMVMERIYGIPVNDVAALEANGTDMKLLAERGVQVFFTQVFRDSFFHGDMHPGNIFVSHDHPHDPQYIGIDCGIVGSLNKEDKRYLAENFIAFFNRDYRRVAELHVDSGWVPPDTNVEEFESAIRTVCEPIFEKPLAEISFGHVLLNLFNTARRFNMEVQPQLVLLQKTLLYIEGVGRQLYPQLDLWKTAKPFLESWIKDQVGFPALVRSFKEKAPFWAEKIPEIPELVYNSLRQGKQLQQSVDKIAHELQEHRVKQGQSRYLFGIGATLMLSGTLLFINRPDWGMSPGWLMAGGILVWLIGWRRTD, via the coding sequence ATGACGCCAGGTGAAATTCGGCGCCTTTATTTCATTATCAAAACGTTCCTGAGCTACGGTCTGGATGAGCTGATTCCACGCATGCGCCTCACGTTGCCGCTGCGGATCTGGCGTCGCGGGCTGTTCTGGATGCCGAACCGGCACAAAGATCTGGAGCTCGGCACACGGCTGCGGCTGGCGTTGCAGGAGCTGGGGCCGGTCTGGATCAAGTTCGGGCAGATGCTGTCGACACGTCGCGATCTGTTCCCGCCGGTTATCGCCGATCAGCTGGCGCTGTTGCAGGATCGTGTCGCGCCCTTTGACGGCAGACTCGCCAAACAGCAGATCGAAAAATCGATGGGCGATCGTCCTGTCGAGGAGTGGTTTGATGATTTCGATATTACGCCGCTCGCTTCCGCCTCTATCGCGCAGGTGCACACCGCCCGTCTGAAAGAGAGCGGGAAAGAGGTGGTTATCAAGGTGATCCGCCCCGATATCCTGCCGGTCATCAAGGCGGATATGAAGCTCATTTATCGTCTCGCGCGCTGGGTGCCGCGTCTGCTGCCGGATGGCCGCCGCCTGCGCCCGATGGAAGTGGTGCGCGAGTATGAAAAAACGCTGCTGGATGAACTCGATCTGCTGCGTGAAGCGGCGAACGCCATTCAGCTGCGCCGTAATTTCGAAAACAGCCCAATGCTCTACGTGCCGGAAGTCTATTCGGACTATTGCAGCCCGACGATGATGGTCATGGAGCGTATTTATGGCATTCCGGTGAATGATGTCGCGGCGCTGGAAGCCAACGGGACCGACATGAAACTGCTGGCCGAACGCGGCGTGCAGGTGTTCTTCACCCAGGTATTCCGCGACAGCTTTTTCCACGGTGACATGCATCCGGGCAATATCTTTGTCAGTCACGATCACCCGCACGATCCGCAATACATTGGCATCGACTGCGGTATCGTGGGCTCGCTGAATAAAGAAGATAAGCGTTATCTGGCGGAAAACTTTATCGCCTTCTTCAACCGCGACTACCGCCGCGTCGCGGAGCTGCATGTGGATTCGGGCTGGGTGCCGCCGGATACCAATGTGGAAGAGTTCGAGTCCGCCATTCGTACCGTCTGTGAGCCGATTTTTGAAAAGCCGCTCGCAGAAATCTCGTTTGGTCATGTGCTGCTCAATCTCTTTAACACCGCACGTCGGTTTAATATGGAAGTGCAGCCGCAACTGGTGCTGCTGCAAAAAACGCTGCTGTACATTGAGGGCGTCGGGCGTCAGCTCTATCCGCAGCTTGATTTATGGAAAACGGCGAAACCTTTTCTGGAAAGCTGGATCAAAGATCAGGTGGGCTTCCCGGCGCTGGTGCGCTCCTTTAAGGAAAAAGCGCCGTTCTGGGCCGAGAAAATTCCGGAGATTCCTGAACTGGTCTACAACAGCCTGCGGCAAGGCAAACAACTGCAACAAAGTGTTGATAAGATTGCCCATGAGCTGCAGGAGCATCGCGTGAAGCAAGGGCAGTCGCGGTATCTGTTCGGCATCGGCGCCACGCTGATGCTGAGCGGCACGCTGCTCTTTATCAACCGTCCTGACTGGGGCATGTCGCCCGGATGGCTGATGGCAGGCGGCATTCTCGTCTGGCTTATCGGCTGGCGGCGTACCGACTAG
- the ubiJ gene encoding ubiquinone biosynthesis protein UbiJ: MPFTPLMMAGIEGALNTFLYRESALKAPRQRLQGKVLRVTLEELSTPLVLVFSEQQLDVLSKWEGEADCTVITRLSVLPKLQDRQQLTALIRSGELEVQGDLQVVQNFVALMDMAEFDPAGLLAPWVGDIAAEGIGRVMRRGGQLLQKGFTRNQRYLAEAITEEWRVAPGALEIAWFAEEISAVGRQLEELTKRLDKLEGK; this comes from the coding sequence ATGCCTTTCACACCGCTAATGATGGCTGGCATTGAAGGCGCGCTGAACACATTTCTGTACCGCGAGAGCGCGCTGAAAGCGCCGCGCCAGCGTTTGCAGGGCAAAGTGTTGCGCGTCACGCTTGAAGAACTCTCCACACCGCTGGTGCTGGTGTTCAGCGAGCAGCAACTGGATGTGCTCAGCAAATGGGAGGGCGAGGCGGACTGCACCGTTATCACGCGCCTCTCGGTTTTGCCGAAGCTTCAGGATCGCCAGCAGCTGACCGCGCTTATCCGCAGCGGCGAGCTGGAAGTGCAGGGCGATCTGCAGGTGGTGCAAAATTTTGTGGCGCTGATGGATATGGCCGAGTTTGACCCCGCCGGTCTGCTGGCGCCGTGGGTCGGCGATATCGCCGCGGAAGGCATCGGGCGCGTTATGCGTCGCGGCGGGCAACTGCTGCAGAAAGGCTTTACGCGCAACCAGCGCTATCTGGCGGAAGCCATTACCGAAGAGTGGCGCGTCGCGCCAGGCGCGCTGGAAATCGCCTGGTTTGCCGAAGAGATCTCGGCCGTCGGGCGTCAGCTGGAAGAATTAACCAAACGGTTGGATAAACTGGAGGGCAAATGA